Below is a genomic region from Kribbella qitaiheensis.
TGTCCGGGCTGCTGTCCCGGCTGGCCTTGTCCGGGCTGGCCCCAACCTTGCTGCGGAGGCTGACCCTGCTGCGGCGGTGCCGGAGGCTGCTGGGGTGGCTGCTGCGCGGGCGGACGTTGTCCCCAGCCGCCGCCCTGCGGAGGCTGCTGCTGGCCCCACCCGCCTTGACCCGGCTGTCCCCCTTGCTGCCCGCCGGGCTGGCCCCCCGGCTGCCCAGGACCCCCCGGTCCTTGTGGCGGCGTCGTCATATTCGCTCCTTTGAACCCTGTATAGACGGTGCAAACTAACAGTCCGACGGATCAGGACGTCGTTCGGCTCCATCAGATGCCGAGTTGTGTCCACAGTCAGGACACCGGGTACTACGCGTCGCCCGGCTCCGGGTTGGCCGCCATCGCCGCCGCGGCCTCCGGGCCCTGGTCCAGCAGCACCTGGAATCCGGCCGCGGCCAGGATCGGCACCCCGAGCTGAACAGCCTTGTCGTACTTGGATCCGGGCGAATCGCCGACCACCACGAACGACGTCTTCTTCGACACCGAACCGGCCACCTTGCCGCCGCGGGACACGATCGCCTCGGTCGCCTCGTCCCGGCTGTACCCCTCGACGGTGCCGGTGACCACGACCGACTGCCCGGTCAGCGTCTGCTCGACGACGGGCCCGGTCCGCTCCTGGCGCATCACAACACCGGCGGCCTTCCACTTGCGCACGATCTCCTGGTGCCAGTCCACCTCGAACCACTCGATCACGGCGTGCGCGATGGTCGGCCCGACGCCCTCGATCTCGGACAGCTCCTCCTCGGTGGCCGCCTCGATCGCGTCGATATCGTCGTACGCCGCCGCCAGCGCGGCCGCCGCGGTCGGGCCGACGTGCCGGATCGACAGCGCGACCAGGCCGCGGGACAGCTGCTGCGTCTTGGCCTGCTCGAGGTTGGTGAGCAGCTTCTGCGCGTTCGCGGACAGGGCGCCGGCCTTGGTGGTGAAGAAGGAGCTGCTGACCAGGTCTTCCTCGGTCAGCCCGAACAGGTCGCCCTCGTCGGCGATCAGGTCGCTGCTGATCAGCGCGTCCGCGGCCTTGAAGCCGAGCACCTCGATGTCGAACGCGGACCGCCCGGCGATGTGGAACAACCGCTCGCGCAACTGGGCCGGGCACGACTGGGAATTGGGGCAGCGGATGTCCACGTCCCCTTCCTTCATCGGCCGCAGCGTCGTCCCGCAGGACGGGCATTCGGTCGGCATCACCCAGGGCTTCGCGTCGTCCGGACGCAGCTCGATCACCGGCCCGAGGATCTCCGGGATCACGTCGCCGGCCTTCCGCAGTACGACGGTGTCGCCCGGGTAGACGCCCTTGCGCTCCACTTCCTGCGCGTTGTGCAGGGTCGCGAACTCGACCGTCGACCCGGCGACCCGGACCGGCTCCATTACCCCGTACGGCGTGACGCGGCCGGTGCGGCCGACATTCACCTCGATTGCGAGCAGCTTGGTGGTGACTTCTTCCGGCGGGTACTTG
It encodes:
- the ligA gene encoding NAD-dependent DNA ligase LigA; amino-acid sequence: MSTEIPDTTAADQPAAPPEMRERHAELSREIEEHRFRYYMATSTISDADFDALMHELQGIEEQYAELRTPDSPTQKVGVPISTLFTAVDHPQRMESLGNAFSAEQMEAWAKRLEREVTVKQIHDSGFLCELKVDGLALDLVYENGRLVSGATRGDGRTGEDITLNARTIDSIPNELATDKPPAFLEVRGEVYFRVEDFTELNAQLVAAGKDPFSNPRNSAAGSLRQKDPRVSASRPLRFVVHGLGKVEGHHIARLSEAYEQLQAWGLPVSDRARRVGTLDEVNEFIAYYGENRHSVDHEIDGVVVKVDEVDLQRALGSTSSAPRWAVAYKYPPEEVTTKLLAIEVNVGRTGRVTPYGVMEPVRVAGSTVEFATLHNAQEVERKGVYPGDTVVLRKAGDVIPEILGPVIELRPDDAKPWVMPTECPSCGTTLRPMKEGDVDIRCPNSQSCPAQLRERLFHIAGRSAFDIEVLGFKAADALISSDLIADEGDLFGLTEEDLVSSSFFTTKAGALSANAQKLLTNLEQAKTQQLSRGLVALSIRHVGPTAAAALAAAYDDIDAIEAATEEELSEIEGVGPTIAHAVIEWFEVDWHQEIVRKWKAAGVVMRQERTGPVVEQTLTGQSVVVTGTVEGYSRDEATEAIVSRGGKVAGSVSKKTSFVVVGDSPGSKYDKAVQLGVPILAAAGFQVLLDQGPEAAAAMAANPEPGDA